The Chitinophagales bacterium genome includes the window ATTATTTTATGAGTTTAAAAGATTGGGTTTGAATTTGAGTGTTCTCAAATTGAAGCAAGTATAGTCCAGATGGTACTTCGTCAAGCAGGAGCTGATAAATGTCATTTGTGTATTTTAGTTGAGTGATCGTCACTTTCTGACCTGCTATATTGAATAGCCTTATACTTTCTGGTATTATTTCCGTTTTGCTATGAATAAAAATTTGGGTAATGAAAGGATTGGGATAAACCTCAATATTGTTTGTCGGCCTATAATTTTGAATTTGCGATACCGATTTAGGTAGTTTCTGTTGAAAACCTAAAAAGACTTTAACTCCCGGTGTTTCTGCATAGGTAGAAAAGGGCTGCCCAAAACTTGAGTTTATACTAATACTGCCAGCTGTGGCATTATACCCTCCACTATTAAGGGATGCACGCTGCACGGATTGACTTTGACATATTTGAAATATCAGGATGAATGCGATTATTGGAATTGAATTTTTCATGGGATTACTTTTTATTATTACAAAAATTATTGACGAATAACCATGACATTGAAACTAGTGCCTATCGGGAAATTACTCGCTGTAGTATTGATAATGTACCAAATAGCATTGCTAGGAACATCAGGGTCGACTCCGTATGCAACTCTTCCGCTTGGCATAGATAAAGTTGTCGATGTATTTAATCCTGTATTAGGAGTGATAAGAATAATATCGCTAGGTTTGGGATTACTATATGCCAGTGTAATTGAAGCTACTGCACTGGTAGTAGCAGGAGTTGTAAAGGCGCAACGAGAATTCGCACTACCATGCACTTTAAATTGCCCAGACATAGAAATAGCAGGGCTATCAGCTGAATGAGCTTTCACTATGAGTCCTTTGGTTCCCGATATATCTGCACCTGTAGTATTGATGCCGATGTTCTGTACCAGAAGACCTCGAGATTGATCACCATAGTTAATTATTTGCATTCCTAGTGAAGAATCTCCATTATTAGCTACAACTATACCAGCGTTGCTATTAGCCCCTGTAGTTATATTGCACCCTGTCCCATTAGATATTACATTAAGACCTATTCCTTTGTTTGCCTGCGCTCTCACTGCAGTGCCACTTTCACTCGATCCAAAAAGTCCGATTCCATTTGCTCTATTTTTTCCCACGATGGTAGCACGATCACTTCCTCCAAATGTGCTTGCGTGGATTAAGCTCGCAAACCCTTCAATTTGTGCAGTGAGATTAAGGTCTTTATTTACAACTAGATAGTCATTTGTACTCGGATTAGCAGGGTTTCCTTCTCGAATACCTTTAATGGCTGGGTGAAATACTGAATAATCGCCAGTAGAAGCAGTCGTGATTAGTGGAGATTTTGTAGCCATCCATTTTGATCCATCATGCGATAACATGTCAAATCCTGTTCCTGTAATGCCGATATTTTTGGCATTGTCTGCATACTTAGCATGCGGCGTCGATAAGATTCGTGTTGTTCCCATATCGACATAGGCCCCTGTTAGGTCCACTTCTGTTTTGAGAAATTTTACAAATGACCAATTGACTAAGGAATAATCTCCTACTTTATCCGTACCATTGCCTATCTCTAGATTGAGAATTCCATTGGCGTTATTCATTACTTTAGTGTGGACTTCTTGATAAACCTGTGGTCCAGCTGCAGTATTATCAAGGATACTAACCCTTACTTTCACAGTACTGCCTGAGGCAGGAGGATTATTTGATCCATCCACGACAGCTATTTGATACGAGAAGAAGTCTGTGGCAGTTTGTGCCTGATGTTGCCATACTATGAAAAGTAATAGCATTGTTGAAATTAATTTTTTCATGATGGGTTATTTTAAAGTTTGAAAATTGATTATTGACGAATTATGAGTACATTTAATCGAGTACCAGCATTAAATAAAGCATTTCCTTCTACAGTCCACCAATTGTTACCAGTGTCCCATGTCAGTCTGTGAGATGGAATAGAAGCTCCATTAGACACTACATTGTATATGACAATATCGCTTTGTTTTTGATTAGGATAGGTTAGTGGAATAAATGCATTGGCTGTAGAAATAGCAATTGTTTGAAAAGCCGTTCTTCGCTCAGGGCTTGATGCTGCCACTTTTATAAATCCATCTATTTCTATAGCAGTAGTATCATTGGTTGTCATATCTCCAATAGAAGTACCTGCAACTGCTCTTATACCTGCTTGTTTGCCAAAAAATGCTCCCCCATAGAATCCTCCACCATAGCCTAGTACGCCTGTGACACCATGACCATATACTCCATAACCTAATGAGGCTTGACCTTCTAATCCATGTGAGTTATTGGCATTGGATACTCCTTTGATAGCTACCCCATGGCTGCTAGTTCCCATGATACCAATGCCTCCAGCGGCAAGAGCTTCGCCATATACCCCAACACCTGCACCACCCGCTTCACCATAAACCCCATATCCTGTGCTGGCTACTTTGCCATAGACTCCACGACCAAGTGCTCCTAAAGCTTCGCCTCTTACGCCAGATCCGGTACTTTCATGAATACCATGAATAGCATACCCAAAACCGTTTGTTGCTTTATTTCTAGCATAGATTGCTGCTTTGTGTTGTGTTGGGTTCTCTTTCATCAATGATGCTGCTATGCCATTGTTTTCAAATTGAGATCCAGCCCAATGTATTTCCAAAGCACCTTGCGCATCGCCATCAAAAGAATCTCCTATGGAAGCACTCGATCCGTTGGGATGTCTTAGGCTAAGATTATACTCGCCAGCATATCTTTTCCAATATCCTTCAGGAAGTGCTACAGCGTTTCCATCACTAATTTTTATCGTATCCAAATTCCAACCAGAGTACTGATATGGGACATAGGATAATGTTTGCTTCTCTATTACTTTTTTAGCTGTATTCGCGAATGGTACTCCTAATATTTGAGTTGCCCCCATGTCTATATAATTCGATCCTCCTGTGATATCGACTTCAGTTTTTATAAACCGAGGAGTTGTCCAGACAATGTTGGAAATATTTCCTTCTTTGGATGAGCCATTACCTATTTGTAGATTCACAATTCCAGAATTATTATTGAGTGCCTGTGTATGAAGCTCTCTATAAAGTTGTGCTCCTGCTGCAGATCCATCGAGTATGGAAATTCGGATAGAAATATTGCTACCCTGTGCAGGAGGATTTCCATCGGCACCTCTTATTGCCATTTGGTAAGAAAATACATCTGCTTGCGCTAAAACGCGGAGCTGAAATAAGAGAATTACGAGAAATAATTTGACGCGTACCATAGGTTATAAATTTTAGTGCAAAGTTCTAAAACCTATGGTAGAAGCACAACTACATATAGATGTAGGCTTATGGAATCTTATGATTTGGCAATAGTATCACGAATGAGTTCTATTGTTTTTTGAAGAGAACGAAAGGAGGCCGCGTTTTCTTTTTTAGTTTTAAATATATTTTCAAGTTGTTTGATTGTTTGACCAAATTCATCTAACTCTAGATAATACAACCCTGTCTGCAAATCGTGCAATGAGGTGTGAATATTGGCAGTCATTTTTTGCGCTATACTTTTTTGAATAGACTGTACGCTATTCTGAATAGACACAATTATGTCTTTCTCCATTTTTAGTGCTTTAGATTCATCTCCAAAGCAAAATTCTAAAAGTCTATTATGCTGAATAGTAGCTTTCGCTTTAGTTTTATTAGATTTGGAGATTACCTTAGATATAGTGGTTACTAAATCTTGAATCAAAAAAGGTTTAGGCAATACTTCTTTGACTCCTATTTTATGCCAATCTTTGACTTCATGTTTGAGTACAGAGGCTGTAAAAGCTATGATAGGAATCTTATTAATTTTATCATTCTTGTTTTTCCGAATTTCTTGTGAAGCTGTCATGCCATCCATTATTGGCATTTGGCTATCCATGAGAATGACATTGGGTTGTTGCAATTTTAGAAACTCCAATGCTTCCAGTCCATTTTTACAAATGGAAATTTTAACTAGAGGATTGAGATTTACGAGTGTTTGCGAGGTTATTGTATTATTTATATCATTATCATCGACGATAAGGACATGTAAATGACTCAATACGGCTCTATCGAAAAATGCCTTGCTTCGTTCGATTTCTTCGTATCGAGCTTGGTTACCTCTTTTAAATGGTATATGAAATGAAATAGTAGTACCAATATCTACTTGACTTTTGACAGTTATTTTACCTTTAAACAATTCTATCAATTGTTTGGATATAGATAATCCAAGCCCTGTGCCTCCATATAATCTATTAGTACTCAGATTATCTTGTTCAAATTCTGAAAAAATCTTCTCAATATTTTCTTTTTTGATACCAATTCCCGTGTCTGCTATCTCAAACTTGAGTTCATGAATTTGTTTCGTTTTTCTAACTTCTTTGACAGAAACTTTTACTTCTCCTTTATGCGTAAACTTGATCGCATTACCTACTAAGTTATTTAGAATCTGTAATAGCCTTGTCTTGTCACCTAAAATTACTTCGTTTGATTTTTCATCCATGTGGAAACTAAATCGAATGTTCTTTTCAGCGCATTTAAATTGTCCAATTTCGATGACTTGATCAAGCACATCCTCCAGCTTAAAATCAATATTTTCTAATTCTACTTTTCCTTTTTCTATTTTACTAAAGTCTAGGATATCATTTAGAATCTCCAAGAGACTTTCGGATGAATTGCGGATGGTATCGAGATATTGAATTTGGCTTTTCTTAGGCTCTTTGAGTAATAGAAGATTCGTCATTCCCATGATGGCATTGATAGGTGTGCGGATTTCATGGCTCATATTCGCTAAGAACTTACTTTTAAGCTGTGCAGCCTCTTCCATAGCCTGTTTATCCTTTTTTACCAATTCCATTTCATGGCTTAAAGCCTTGTCTTGAATTTCTTTGTTTTTACTTTCTTCGAGTATTTGTTTATCTAAATTGTGAAATTTTTCGTGATAGTCTAGTGCTTTATCATATTGCTTTATAGCTTTGTAGGATTCAAATAAAATATGATACAATTCCGCTGTCTGGGCTATGTCGTATTGGTATCCAAGTTGCCAAATTTCTTCGATTTTTTCAATCGTTTCTTTATATTTACTTTGATTGAATAAGAGTTCAGCTTCAAGCTTAAAA containing:
- a CDS encoding response regulator; protein product: MKFLYTKHSELTKEQKNGLDILVKDIDLKFEKSLAKLKQMQGANTNSINHPYSQILKSIEIYLLNKAMKYQEGIVVARQLLKTFKKNNSSEIYVFISYCLATALGFTQRIDEAYDIIYNSLKDEDSFDPDLKSHLYFRLGFLYFYKRKPKESIQSFYAAIENAEQAHNGFLLANSYSLLAAVYGNIQELDRALEYNLKANNAFIGIGYKQGEPGNLNNIGDVLYKMKRNQEAKPYFEKSIKAAIYNKAPQKQIYPLMNLSSLLLDDKKYIEAKKIILQAREIAEHIENKVFYQSTFKLEAELLFNQSKYKETIEKIEEIWQLGYQYDIAQTAELYHILFESYKAIKQYDKALDYHEKFHNLDKQILEESKNKEIQDKALSHEMELVKKDKQAMEEAAQLKSKFLANMSHEIRTPINAIMGMTNLLLLKEPKKSQIQYLDTIRNSSESLLEILNDILDFSKIEKGKVELENIDFKLEDVLDQVIEIGQFKCAEKNIRFSFHMDEKSNEVILGDKTRLLQILNNLVGNAIKFTHKGEVKVSVKEVRKTKQIHELKFEIADTGIGIKKENIEKIFSEFEQDNLSTNRLYGGTGLGLSISKQLIELFKGKITVKSQVDIGTTISFHIPFKRGNQARYEEIERSKAFFDRAVLSHLHVLIVDDNDINNTITSQTLVNLNPLVKISICKNGLEALEFLKLQQPNVILMDSQMPIMDGMTASQEIRKNKNDKINKIPIIAFTASVLKHEVKDWHKIGVKEVLPKPFLIQDLVTTISKVISKSNKTKAKATIQHNRLLEFCFGDESKALKMEKDIIVSIQNSVQSIQKSIAQKMTANIHTSLHDLQTGLYYLELDEFGQTIKQLENIFKTKKENAASFRSLQKTIELIRDTIAKS
- a CDS encoding T9SS type A sorting domain-containing protein yields the protein MKNSIPIIAFILIFQICQSQSVQRASLNSGGYNATAGSISINSSFGQPFSTYAETPGVKVFLGFQQKLPKSVSQIQNYRPTNNIEVYPNPFITQIFIHSKTEIIPESIRLFNIAGQKVTITQLKYTNDIYQLLLDEVPSGLYLLQFENTQIQTQSFKLIK